In Aliamphritea ceti, a single window of DNA contains:
- a CDS encoding HvfX family Cu-binding RiPP maturation protein codes for MANQLVKHYNSVHNLLDKTRFAEGIAPLLLRLYLAPVLMQAGYNKLSHFEDTAAWFGNPDWGLGLPFPEVMAALAAGTEFFGGVLLIIGLATRWISIPLMVTMLVAAFTVHIDNGWLAISDASSWLANDRVMEASERLSRAKEILQENGNYGWLTGKGSVVILNNGIEFAITYFIMLLSLFFTGGGRYLSIDYWLAKSFRNQD; via the coding sequence ATGGCTAACCAACTAGTGAAACACTATAACTCTGTACATAACTTGCTGGATAAAACCCGTTTTGCAGAAGGTATTGCACCTTTGCTGCTGCGGCTATATTTAGCACCTGTTTTGATGCAGGCCGGTTATAACAAACTTTCTCATTTTGAAGATACTGCTGCCTGGTTCGGTAATCCTGACTGGGGTCTGGGCCTGCCGTTTCCTGAGGTGATGGCTGCTTTGGCTGCAGGTACTGAATTTTTTGGCGGTGTTTTGCTGATTATTGGTCTGGCAACGCGCTGGATTTCAATTCCTTTGATGGTAACTATGCTGGTCGCAGCATTTACTGTGCATATAGATAATGGCTGGTTGGCTATTTCCGATGCCAGTAGCTGGTTAGCGAATGACCGTGTAATGGAGGCCAGTGAGCGTTTGTCCCGTGCTAAAGAAATTTTACAGGAAAACGGCAACTACGGTTGGTTAACAGGCAAAGGGTCTGTGGTTATTTTGAATAATGGTATTGAGTTTGCAATTACCTATTTCATTATGCTGCTGAGCTTATTCTTTACCGGTGGTGGTCGTTATCTGAGTATTGATTACTGGTTAGCGAAGTCTTTTCGTAACCAGGATTGA
- the cmk gene encoding (d)CMP kinase: protein MSHEFPVITVDGPSGSGKGTICSLLSRELGWSLLDSGALYRLVGLAARHHGVALDDEAALVVLAAHLDVQFLTAQSGEVQIILEGEEVTDVIRTEECGADASQVAALGPVRDALLERQRAFVAEPGLIADGRDMGTVVFPDAVLKVYLTASAEERAKRRYNQLINKGLGASLQAITEDIRARDARDIGRSVAPLKPAEDAIKLDTTTMGIDEVLAEVLEQARHKGLR from the coding sequence ATGTCCCATGAATTTCCGGTAATAACAGTTGATGGTCCAAGTGGCTCAGGCAAAGGTACTATTTGTAGTTTACTGTCCCGAGAGTTGGGTTGGTCTTTACTCGATAGCGGTGCTTTGTATCGTTTAGTAGGACTGGCAGCGCGACACCACGGTGTCGCGCTGGATGATGAGGCTGCATTGGTTGTGCTGGCAGCACATTTAGATGTGCAGTTTTTGACAGCACAGTCAGGCGAAGTGCAGATCATTCTTGAAGGCGAAGAAGTGACTGACGTTATTCGCACTGAAGAGTGTGGTGCCGATGCTTCTCAGGTTGCTGCGCTTGGTCCGGTTCGGGATGCTTTGTTAGAGCGTCAGCGGGCTTTTGTTGCTGAGCCGGGATTGATTGCTGATGGCCGTGACATGGGCACTGTGGTTTTCCCTGATGCAGTGCTCAAAGTGTATCTGACTGCGAGTGCTGAAGAGCGTGCGAAGCGTAGATATAACCAGTTGATAAATAAGGGACTGGGTGCTAGTCTTCAAGCAATCACAGAGGATATCAGGGCGCGTGACGCACGGGATATAGGCCGTTCAGTAGCGCCATTAAAGCCAGCTGAGGATGCTATAAAGCTCGATACTACTACTATGGGTATTGATGAAGTCTTGGCGGAGGTGCTGGAACAAGCCAGGCATAAAGGCCTGCGCTAA
- the lapB gene encoding lipopolysaccharide assembly protein LapB, whose product MSDLLLIGLFFIAVGLGWFLGRMGKTVPADTSSGSLQREYFAGLDYLLSEKTDEAIDSFIRALEINSDTLPAHIALAKLFRRKGDVDRAIQIHQNLLARPDLSKHDFLRIQIALAKDYFAIGLFDRAEKLLLEINQQNPPAEPRQKVLTLLTKLYEKEREWQQALQVARQLAANETREIQTELSHYCCELATDDIKKHRYKQAKVRLSQALNYDNNAVRASLLRAQMEMQQANWRAAIKDLKSVAQQDPVFVSETVHLLKSCYSELNRSDEFEVYLKHCLVTTPSTSVMLGIADIILEKQGAYPAGIFITDELKKRPAVKGFNRLIDLYISHAAKGTNESLLVLRGLTGQLEQSKPVYLCHRCGFSGKNLLWQCPSCQSWGTTKPIQGLEGE is encoded by the coding sequence ATGTCAGACCTGCTTTTAATCGGGCTGTTCTTTATAGCAGTAGGCCTGGGATGGTTCCTTGGACGTATGGGGAAAACTGTCCCGGCTGATACATCTTCCGGCTCACTGCAACGTGAGTATTTTGCCGGCCTGGATTACCTGTTAAGTGAAAAAACGGATGAAGCTATTGATAGCTTCATCCGTGCGTTAGAAATTAATTCTGACACCCTTCCTGCTCATATTGCGCTTGCAAAACTATTTCGCCGCAAAGGTGACGTCGATCGTGCAATACAAATTCATCAAAACTTGCTGGCCCGTCCGGACCTTTCTAAACATGATTTTTTACGCATTCAAATTGCGCTGGCAAAAGACTATTTCGCAATAGGGCTTTTTGATCGTGCTGAAAAACTATTGCTGGAGATTAACCAGCAGAATCCACCTGCAGAGCCCCGTCAGAAGGTTTTGACGTTATTAACTAAGCTGTATGAAAAAGAGCGGGAATGGCAACAGGCATTGCAGGTTGCCAGGCAGTTAGCCGCTAATGAAACCCGTGAGATTCAAACTGAACTTAGTCATTATTGCTGTGAGTTAGCGACAGACGATATTAAAAAACATCGTTATAAGCAGGCAAAAGTAAGATTATCACAGGCGCTGAATTACGATAATAATGCTGTCAGAGCTTCTTTATTACGGGCACAAATGGAGATGCAGCAAGCGAACTGGCGGGCTGCTATAAAAGATCTAAAATCAGTTGCTCAGCAAGATCCGGTATTTGTATCTGAAACGGTGCATTTACTTAAGAGTTGTTACTCAGAGTTAAATCGGTCTGACGAATTTGAGGTATATTTAAAACATTGTCTGGTTACAACACCTTCTACGTCTGTGATGTTAGGTATTGCTGATATTATTTTAGAAAAACAAGGGGCTTATCCCGCCGGTATTTTTATTACCGATGAATTAAAGAAGCGTCCAGCGGTGAAAGGTTTTAACAGACTGATTGATTTATATATCTCACATGCGGCCAAAGGCACTAATGAAAGTCTTTTGGTGTTGCGCGGACTGACAGGTCAGCTTGAGCAAAGTAAGCCTGTATATTTGTGTCACCGTTGTGGTTTCTCCGGTAAAAATTTACTTTGGCAGTGTCCTTCTTGTCAGAGCTGGGGTACAACCAAACCAATACAAGGCCTTGAAGGCGAATAA
- the pyrF gene encoding orotidine-5'-phosphate decarboxylase has translation MSKKQIIVALDYPDQAAALAMAERLDPNLCRVKVGKELFTRAGPAMVEKLHSKGFDVFLDLKYHDIPNTTAKAVRAAAELGVWMVDLHASGGRSMMETARNELEKVNGADTLLIAVTVLTSMERSDMVELGLDLDPLDQVKRLALLAQSSGMDGVVCSAQEVQPLREIIKSDFQLVTPGIRPADADVGDQKRIMTPGQAISAGSSFLVIGRPITQAESPETALIKIQQEVTGAG, from the coding sequence ATGAGCAAAAAGCAAATTATCGTTGCCTTGGATTATCCTGATCAGGCGGCTGCATTGGCTATGGCTGAGCGTCTTGACCCTAACCTTTGTCGCGTTAAAGTTGGTAAGGAATTATTTACCCGTGCCGGGCCGGCTATGGTGGAAAAGCTGCATTCAAAAGGCTTCGATGTTTTTTTGGATCTTAAGTATCACGATATTCCTAATACGACAGCTAAAGCGGTTCGCGCGGCAGCAGAGTTGGGTGTGTGGATGGTTGATTTACATGCAAGCGGCGGCAGAAGCATGATGGAAACTGCCCGTAATGAACTGGAAAAAGTTAACGGCGCGGATACCTTGTTGATTGCTGTAACGGTTCTTACCAGTATGGAGCGTAGCGATATGGTTGAGTTAGGTCTGGATCTGGACCCGCTTGATCAGGTAAAGAGATTGGCTTTGCTGGCACAGAGCTCAGGCATGGACGGAGTGGTGTGCTCTGCTCAGGAAGTACAGCCTTTGCGTGAGATTATTAAATCAGATTTCCAGCTGGTAACGCCTGGAATTCGCCCTGCAGATGCAGATGTTGGCGATCAGAAGCGGATTATGACGCCTGGTCAGGCGATTTCTGCAGGGAGTAGTTTTCTGGTGATTGGCCGTCCTATTACACAGGCTGAGAGTCCTGAAACGGCTTTAATTAAAATCCAGCAGGAAGTTACTGGCGCAGGTTGA
- the rpsA gene encoding 30S ribosomal protein S1, giving the protein MSESFAELFEESLKEIDMTPGTIVAGVVMAIDGDFVTVNAGLKSEGVIPRQQFLDDNGELLITVGDEVRVALVSLEDGNGETQLSREKAKRYEAWQVLELAHANDEIVTGHITGKVRGGFTVSVNSVNAFLPGSLVDIRPVRDTSHIENQELEFKLVKLDAKRNNIVVSRRAVLETAYNQEREKLLASLEEGQRVKGVVKNLTDYGVFIDLGGLDGLLHITDMAWKRIRHPSELVTIGDELDVQVLRFDKEKSRVSLGLKQLATDPWDEFIDAYPVGSRVSAKVTNLTDYGCFAQIREGIEGLVHVSEMDWKNKNVHPSKVVQVNDEVEVMILDIDAKKRRISLGMKQCLNNPWDTFADTHTKGTKISGVIKSITDFGIFIGLDGGIDGLVHLSDLSWDEPGEEVVKQYQKGDNLEAIVLAVDAERERVSLGVKQLSSDPFSLYVEDVRKGSIVKAVISVIETRQLIVTLAEGVEGAIKLAEASSARIEQLQDHFKVGDQLDALVIQVDRRNRHLGLSVKQVEKHQEKEAMEAISNQDVAGSGPTTIGDLIKAQMDKKK; this is encoded by the coding sequence ATGAGTGAAAGTTTTGCTGAGCTATTTGAAGAAAGCTTAAAAGAAATCGACATGACCCCCGGGACGATAGTCGCCGGTGTGGTAATGGCGATTGATGGTGATTTTGTCACGGTCAATGCAGGACTGAAGTCTGAAGGTGTCATACCCCGACAACAATTTCTCGATGATAATGGTGAGCTGCTGATAACAGTCGGCGATGAAGTTAGGGTTGCTCTGGTTTCTCTTGAAGATGGTAACGGTGAAACACAGCTGTCCCGGGAGAAGGCTAAACGGTATGAAGCCTGGCAGGTACTTGAGCTTGCCCATGCCAATGATGAAATTGTTACCGGTCATATTACAGGTAAAGTAAGGGGCGGTTTTACAGTAAGCGTAAATTCCGTTAATGCTTTCTTACCAGGTTCTCTGGTAGATATACGTCCTGTTCGGGACACTTCTCATATTGAAAATCAGGAACTCGAATTTAAGCTGGTAAAGCTTGATGCCAAACGGAATAACATAGTTGTATCCCGTCGGGCAGTGCTGGAGACCGCTTATAATCAGGAACGTGAGAAGCTACTGGCGAGTTTAGAAGAAGGACAGCGCGTTAAAGGCGTCGTAAAGAACCTTACTGATTATGGTGTGTTTATTGATTTAGGTGGACTTGATGGTCTGCTACATATAACGGATATGGCCTGGAAGCGAATTCGGCATCCCAGTGAGCTGGTTACAATCGGTGACGAGCTGGATGTTCAGGTCTTACGTTTTGACAAAGAAAAGAGTCGTGTATCTCTTGGGCTTAAACAGCTTGCAACTGATCCGTGGGATGAGTTTATTGATGCTTATCCGGTAGGTAGCAGAGTATCGGCTAAAGTGACGAATTTAACGGATTATGGTTGCTTTGCTCAGATCAGAGAAGGTATAGAAGGCTTAGTACATGTGTCTGAGATGGACTGGAAGAATAAGAATGTTCACCCATCTAAGGTTGTTCAGGTTAATGATGAAGTCGAGGTAATGATCCTCGATATTGATGCTAAGAAACGTCGTATATCACTGGGGATGAAACAGTGCCTGAATAACCCATGGGATACGTTTGCAGATACCCATACTAAAGGCACTAAAATTTCCGGTGTTATAAAGTCTATAACTGATTTTGGTATATTCATTGGCTTAGATGGCGGCATAGATGGTCTGGTGCATTTATCTGACCTTTCCTGGGACGAGCCTGGTGAAGAGGTGGTAAAGCAATACCAGAAAGGCGATAACCTGGAGGCGATTGTACTGGCTGTTGATGCTGAGCGGGAAAGAGTCTCTTTAGGTGTAAAACAATTATCCAGTGACCCGTTTTCTCTGTACGTCGAAGATGTACGTAAAGGTTCGATTGTTAAAGCTGTTATTAGTGTTATTGAGACGCGGCAACTAATAGTAACTCTTGCTGAAGGTGTGGAGGGGGCTATTAAACTTGCTGAGGCAAGCTCTGCTCGTATCGAGCAATTACAGGATCATTTCAAGGTAGGTGACCAGCTTGATGCTTTAGTTATTCAGGTTGACCGACGCAACAGGCATTTGGGGTTATCTGTTAAGCAAGTTGAGAAACATCAGGAAAAAGAGGCAATGGAAGCCATATCGAATCAGGATGTTGCTGGCAGTGGGCCAACAACGATTGGTGATTTAATAAAGGCGCAGATGGATAAGAAAAAATAG
- a CDS encoding LapA family protein, with protein MRWLKYLIIVMLCIVALVVGIGFAWLNTDDVVINLFFVTLPEASLSLWLMASFVFGGFAGILATGVGMMLLKTQLKAAKRKVNSANQELDRLRTASLKQST; from the coding sequence ATGCGTTGGTTAAAATATCTGATCATCGTGATGTTGTGTATAGTTGCGTTGGTTGTCGGCATAGGCTTTGCCTGGCTTAATACTGATGATGTGGTGATCAATTTATTTTTTGTAACTTTACCCGAGGCGAGCTTATCTCTTTGGTTGATGGCTAGTTTCGTATTTGGCGGCTTTGCTGGAATTCTGGCAACGGGCGTTGGGATGATGCTGTTAAAGACTCAACTTAAAGCGGCAAAGCGTAAAGTAAATTCTGCTAATCAGGAACTCGACCGGTTAAGAACGGCGTCTCTGAAACAGAGTACCTGA
- a CDS encoding bifunctional prephenate dehydrogenase/3-phosphoshikimate 1-carboxyvinyltransferase, translating to MSGFLAQRIAVIGLGLIGGSLAKALRERGLCKTVIGYDRNPDELAAGLRLGVIDEVADSLVAAAEADVVVLAVPVKVMESVLAELKPALRSDTVITDVGSVKGNVVRAAETIYGTMPPYFIPGHPIAGSEKSGVAAADSGLFKCHKVIITPLPDSNSDAVTLISRMWQLVGAEVLRMSVDRHDEVLAATSHLPHLLAFSLVDTLSQEQERNNIFRYAAGGFRDFTRIAASDPTMWHDVGIANKAAILSKIDEFSEGLAQLRQAIETEDSRTMLGVFTRAKAAREHFSKILSGSAYANDMTTTKETVFHLQPGGQAKGQVRVPGDKSISHRSIMLGSLADGVTHVSGFLEGEDSLATLQAFRDMGVVIEGPHQGEVKIYGVGLNGLRQPPGPLYVGNSGTSMRLLSGLLAGQAFDAELTGDASLTKRPMERVAAPLRLMGAKVETGENGCPPVKVTGAQSLKGVKYAMPMASAQVKSCLMLAGLYAEGTTSVTEPAPTRDHTERMLQGFGYSVNASGGEIDLQGGGNLQATNIDVPADISSATFFMVAAAISPDSDVTLEHVGINPTRIGVINILTLMGTNIEMLNEREVGGEPVADIRVRYAPLKGIHIPEDQVPLAIDEFPALFIAAACAEGETVLSGAEELRVKESDRIQAMVDGLKILGADIEGTPDGAIIRQSQLKGGVVQSHDDHRIAMAFSVASLRATENIEIRECNNVATSFPNFVELAQELGLNIRKEDV from the coding sequence GTGAGTGGTTTTTTAGCGCAGCGTATAGCTGTCATTGGATTAGGGTTAATTGGTGGTTCACTGGCTAAAGCGCTGCGTGAACGTGGTCTGTGTAAGACTGTTATAGGTTATGATCGTAACCCGGATGAACTGGCAGCTGGCTTGCGGTTAGGTGTTATTGATGAGGTAGCCGATTCACTTGTTGCTGCTGCTGAAGCAGATGTCGTAGTGTTAGCTGTGCCTGTGAAGGTCATGGAATCGGTGCTGGCTGAATTAAAACCAGCATTGCGCAGCGATACAGTGATTACTGATGTAGGTAGCGTAAAGGGTAATGTTGTTCGGGCGGCAGAAACTATATACGGCACTATGCCGCCATATTTTATTCCTGGGCATCCTATTGCCGGTTCGGAAAAAAGTGGTGTTGCAGCTGCTGATTCGGGGTTATTTAAGTGTCATAAAGTCATCATCACACCGTTACCTGACAGTAACTCAGATGCGGTTACTCTGATAAGCCGTATGTGGCAGTTAGTTGGTGCGGAAGTTTTACGTATGTCAGTTGACCGGCATGACGAAGTACTTGCTGCTACCAGCCATTTACCCCATTTGCTGGCATTTTCTTTGGTAGATACGCTTTCACAGGAACAAGAGCGGAATAATATTTTCCGTTATGCTGCGGGTGGTTTCAGAGACTTTACCCGAATTGCCGCCAGCGATCCGACGATGTGGCATGATGTTGGTATTGCTAATAAAGCCGCTATTTTAAGCAAGATAGACGAATTTTCCGAAGGTCTGGCGCAACTGCGCCAGGCTATCGAAACTGAAGACAGCCGTACCATGCTGGGTGTATTTACCCGTGCAAAAGCGGCTCGTGAACATTTTTCTAAGATTTTATCGGGCTCAGCCTACGCAAACGATATGACTACAACAAAAGAAACCGTATTTCATTTACAGCCTGGTGGTCAGGCTAAAGGTCAGGTACGTGTACCTGGTGATAAATCAATTTCACACCGCTCAATCATGCTGGGCTCTCTGGCGGATGGTGTTACTCATGTCAGTGGTTTTCTGGAAGGTGAGGACAGCCTTGCAACCTTACAGGCGTTCAGAGATATGGGCGTCGTAATTGAAGGTCCACATCAGGGTGAGGTTAAAATTTATGGTGTGGGTCTTAATGGTCTGCGCCAGCCACCGGGCCCTCTTTATGTGGGTAACTCTGGCACCTCTATGCGTTTATTGTCAGGTTTGCTTGCCGGGCAAGCCTTTGATGCTGAACTGACGGGTGATGCATCATTGACTAAACGCCCGATGGAGCGTGTGGCAGCGCCACTACGTTTGATGGGCGCAAAGGTTGAAACGGGCGAGAATGGTTGCCCGCCAGTTAAAGTAACCGGTGCGCAATCCCTGAAAGGTGTTAAGTATGCAATGCCTATGGCCAGTGCCCAGGTTAAGTCATGTCTGATGCTTGCTGGTTTATATGCTGAAGGTACCACCAGTGTGACTGAGCCTGCACCAACCCGTGATCATACAGAGCGTATGTTGCAAGGTTTTGGCTATAGCGTAAATGCATCTGGCGGTGAAATTGATTTGCAGGGTGGCGGTAATCTGCAGGCGACTAATATTGATGTACCTGCTGATATCTCTTCGGCAACCTTTTTCATGGTTGCTGCAGCGATCTCTCCAGATTCCGATGTGACACTTGAACATGTAGGTATTAATCCAACCCGTATTGGGGTTATCAATATTCTTACTCTGATGGGTACAAATATTGAAATGCTTAATGAGCGTGAAGTTGGTGGTGAGCCTGTAGCAGACATTCGTGTACGTTATGCTCCATTGAAAGGTATTCACATTCCTGAAGATCAGGTGCCATTGGCAATCGATGAATTCCCTGCATTGTTTATAGCTGCTGCTTGTGCTGAAGGCGAAACTGTTTTAAGCGGTGCTGAAGAGCTTCGCGTGAAGGAAAGTGATCGTATACAGGCAATGGTTGATGGTCTGAAAATCTTGGGTGCCGATATTGAGGGCACGCCAGACGGAGCGATTATTCGTCAGAGCCAGCTGAAAGGCGGTGTGGTTCAGAGTCATGATGATCACCGTATAGCGATGGCATTCAGCGTGGCTTCATTGCGTGCTACAGAAAATATCGAAATTCGTGAATGTAACAATGTCGCAACGTCATTCCCGAACTTTGTTGAGTTAGCACAGGAGCTTGGCCTGAACATCCGTAAGGAGGATGTCTGA
- a CDS encoding ComEA family DNA-binding protein: protein MLRWNFYKTILVSIALIFSTYLYAGDHQLDINKASAAQLAEHLSGVGAKKADAIVAYRDELGGFSSLEQLKDVNGIGAALFAKNLDRITLSESAVVLEKPDPASSQ, encoded by the coding sequence ATGCTTAGATGGAATTTTTATAAAACTATTCTGGTTTCAATTGCATTGATTTTCTCCACATATTTATATGCTGGCGATCATCAGTTAGACATCAACAAAGCAAGTGCAGCCCAGTTGGCTGAACATCTTAGCGGTGTTGGTGCCAAGAAAGCTGATGCAATTGTTGCCTACCGGGATGAACTTGGCGGTTTTAGTAGTCTGGAGCAGTTGAAAGATGTAAATGGAATTGGCGCTGCTTTATTTGCTAAGAATCTTGATCGAATCACTCTCTCAGAGTCTGCCGTCGTTCTGGAAAAGCCGGATCCGGCTTCTTCTCAGTAA
- a CDS encoding HvfC family RiPP maturation protein gives MQSHKPDFTDLQYRFAGTIRDPEHVAILEDVEERRMNIYRELFYNNVAGFVNSGFPVLKSLCTDAYWQQLIRDFLVEYRCQTPYFLEIAQEFVSYVSDVREPRDDDLPFMAALAHYEWAELALDTAEDLDDLNGIDPEGDLLAEHPVQSPLAWSLMYEYPVHHISESFIPEEKSATPSCLVVYRNIQDAVKFMEINPLTARLLHLLAEDSALSGREALLQIAAEMAHPDPEMIVQGGLSILEQLRQSEIILGTNNN, from the coding sequence ATGCAATCGCATAAGCCTGACTTTACTGATCTGCAATACCGTTTTGCCGGAACAATTCGTGATCCTGAACATGTGGCGATACTTGAGGATGTAGAAGAGCGTCGTATGAATATTTACCGTGAGTTGTTTTATAACAATGTAGCGGGGTTTGTAAATTCAGGTTTTCCGGTATTAAAAAGCTTGTGTACCGATGCTTATTGGCAGCAGCTTATTCGTGATTTTTTAGTTGAATATCGCTGTCAGACGCCTTATTTCCTTGAAATTGCACAAGAATTTGTCAGTTATGTATCTGATGTACGTGAGCCACGGGATGACGATTTACCTTTTATGGCGGCTCTTGCGCATTATGAATGGGCTGAGTTGGCACTTGATACAGCTGAAGATTTAGATGATTTGAACGGTATTGATCCGGAAGGTGATTTACTTGCTGAGCATCCGGTTCAGTCTCCTTTGGCCTGGTCGCTGATGTATGAATATCCGGTACATCATATTAGTGAATCATTTATTCCTGAAGAAAAATCGGCGACACCTAGCTGTTTAGTCGTGTATCGAAATATTCAGGATGCAGTGAAGTTTATGGAAATTAATCCGTTAACTGCACGTCTACTACATTTATTGGCAGAAGACTCTGCTTTGAGTGGGCGGGAAGCCCTGTTACAGATTGCTGCCGAAATGGCACACCCTGATCCTGAGATGATTGTTCAGGGCGGCTTGAGCATCTTAGAACAATTGCGACAGTCAGAAATAATTTTAGGTACCAACAATAACTAA
- a CDS encoding integration host factor subunit beta — translation MTKSELIEQLIDQNQQLSIKDVELAVKTMLDHMTESLSEGERIEIRGFGSFCLHYRAPRVGRNPKTGDSVALSAKYVPHFKPGKDLREQVNNSLAEQ, via the coding sequence ATGACAAAGTCAGAGCTGATCGAGCAACTGATAGATCAGAACCAGCAGCTTTCTATAAAAGATGTAGAGCTGGCGGTAAAAACCATGCTGGATCATATGACAGAATCATTGTCTGAAGGTGAGCGGATTGAAATTAGAGGTTTTGGTAGTTTTTGTTTACACTACCGTGCACCTCGTGTTGGCCGTAACCCAAAAACCGGGGATTCGGTAGCATTATCTGCTAAATACGTGCCTCACTTTAAGCCGGGCAAAGATTTGCGTGAGCAAGTAAATAACAGTTTGGCGGAGCAATAA
- a CDS encoding HvfB family MNIO-type RiPP peptide maturase, whose protein sequence is MTNQAFQIKGAGLGFRRCMGDTLAEVGSDRVDFLEVAPENWMRLGGRFAKLFRRYTERYNFVAHGLSLSIGSPSPLDIEFLKELKVFMAEHNFKGYSEHLSYCSDDGHLYDLMPIPFTEEAVHYVAGRIRQVQDILEQRIAMENISYYAAPGSEMTEMEFFTAVLKEADCDMLLDVNNIYVNSINHGYDAIEFLNQVPGDRISYIHVAGHYNEAEDLIVDTHGADVIDPVWDILQHTYAKFGAVPTLLERDFNIPPMQELLKEVDQIRDFQQAANAARLSQVKGAQHAIA, encoded by the coding sequence ATGACTAATCAAGCATTTCAGATTAAAGGCGCAGGCCTTGGATTTCGTCGCTGTATGGGCGATACGCTTGCTGAAGTCGGATCGGATCGGGTTGATTTTCTGGAGGTTGCTCCGGAAAACTGGATGCGGTTAGGTGGTCGGTTTGCAAAACTGTTCCGCCGTTATACTGAGCGTTATAACTTTGTTGCTCATGGTTTATCTCTTTCTATTGGTAGCCCTTCGCCGTTGGATATTGAGTTTTTAAAAGAACTGAAAGTCTTTATGGCGGAGCATAATTTTAAAGGCTACTCCGAACATTTGAGTTACTGCAGTGATGATGGTCATTTATATGATCTGATGCCTATTCCTTTTACTGAAGAAGCTGTGCATTACGTTGCAGGCCGTATCAGACAGGTTCAGGATATTCTTGAACAGCGTATAGCGATGGAAAATATTTCTTATTATGCTGCGCCGGGGTCTGAAATGACTGAGATGGAATTCTTCACTGCGGTTTTGAAAGAAGCTGACTGCGATATGTTGCTTGATGTTAATAACATTTATGTAAACAGTATTAATCACGGTTATGACGCGATTGAGTTTTTGAACCAGGTTCCTGGTGACCGAATCAGTTACATACATGTTGCTGGCCACTATAACGAAGCCGAAGATCTGATCGTTGATACTCACGGTGCAGATGTGATTGATCCTGTTTGGGATATTTTGCAGCATACATATGCCAAATTCGGTGCAGTACCAACATTGCTTGAACGTGATTTCAATATTCCGCCAATGCAGGAATTATTAAAAGAAGTAGATCAGATTCGTGATTTTCAGCAAGCCGCAAATGCTGCTCGTTTATCTCAGGTGAAGGGAGCGCAACATGCAATCGCATAA
- a CDS encoding HvfA family oxazolone/thioamide-modified RiPP metallophore, which produces MKTKTTIKPITAAVGAVLLAGVAAMPVTAAENPFAAQELTSGYQLAEAAKKVVEEGKCGEGKCGGSAEKSSEGKCGEGKCGGSAEKSSEGKCGEGKCGGSSEKSSEGKCGEGKCGGSAEKSSEGKCGEGKCGGEKKPIVEG; this is translated from the coding sequence ATGAAAACTAAGACTACAATTAAGCCGATTACTGCTGCTGTTGGTGCTGTTCTGCTGGCAGGTGTTGCTGCAATGCCTGTTACTGCTGCAGAAAATCCGTTTGCCGCTCAGGAACTGACTTCCGGTTATCAGCTGGCTGAAGCTGCTAAGAAAGTAGTTGAAGAAGGTAAGTGTGGTGAAGGTAAGTGCGGCGGTTCTGCTGAGAAGTCTTCCGAAGGTAAGTGTGGTGAAGGTAAGTGCGGCGGTTCTGCTGAGAAGTCTTCCGAAGGTAAGTGTGGCGAAGGCAAGTGCGGTGGTTCTTCTGAAAAGTCTTCTGAAGGTAAGTGTGGTGAAGGTAAGTGCGGCGGTTCCGCTGAGAAGTCTTCAGAAGGTAAGTGTGGTGAAGGTAAATGTGGTGGCGAGAAGAAGCCAATCGTTGAAGGTTAA